In Syngnathoides biaculeatus isolate LvHL_M chromosome 8, ASM1980259v1, whole genome shotgun sequence, the genomic stretch ttatttctgaagtataacttgtaagtgcagtagcctatttgatataaatttcacttaGTCTACATTTTATGTCCGAAGtatggcaaaattattttggttgtttggactcattctaagttttcaaaatattatgattgccctgtatttacactgttagaagtaagcagaggtcaccatttaatggtttgttttatatacaaaaaataaaaaaatacaatttagtcattctcatccctgttatTGAGAATCAGAGTCAATCAGTCGAACAGATTTTCTAGAGgtgggagagagaaaaagacaaactgctagaatgagaaaagtgaattaCATACAATAGAAAACACTAAATATGGATGCTGCATGAGACTGTAGCACTACACCCTGTaaaggaaggacaggacaagataggacaggacaatgACCGGAGAAAGAAGCATGCAGGACGAGGGTCGTGAACCCGCCTATACCACTGAGGTGTGTTGGGACTGACTAAGTAAattatagaaatctatagaacgAGACTATAAGTGGAAGGATACATAAGCAGTTTGCGTATACATGAGTGATTTGTAGTAATAAGTGATTGgccccacacccagtgaaaaaaaaaaaatcccagggCTGTGTGCCtacggacacatgcaagtgaaatcACACCgttgtgcatgcaaaaaaaatggagagaaaTGGACTACAATTGCTCTGGCTGCAATGCGGAGGCGAAGGAGCCCACACAATCAATCAAGGACAGGATCAAAGGTCCACCCGAGAACAACACGGTGGACAGGACAAGTCCTACGCAGAGGGACCCAGGCCTGTGCCCGGGCCTCTCCGAGCTCCCGAGACAACTGGTCACTCGGCGGGAGAACAGGAagccccccctccacacacatacaaacaatttGCGCATATTGTATGGtttgtgcatgcaaaaaaaaaaaatgtgtagagAGGATGTATCTTGTGGAAATGAATAAAAGTATCttcaatttcaaaattatttacatgTATTGTAAAACCACACTGACCAGTCAAaacagaaatatatatttatatgtttatAAAAAGGGTACAAGTACTTTAAATCTCTTTCTAGACTACTAATTTTGGACTGCTAATGCGGCCCAGATTAGACTGTGCAAGTGTACCAAATGAAGTGCAGGGTGAGTGCTTGTGAAGCATACATCAGAGCCTTAAAACCTGAATGTTGAACACTTAGCTGAAGTGACGATAACTGGATTGGTTTTATGTGCATCTTCGTGAAGTCAACTATCTTAACACGGCATTTTCCCCCGTGCAGATCTTTTTTAAAGGCGGTGCTCCCGGCTCGTCCGATTCTTCCTGTAGAACgggaagaaaaatggtgacTTTGGTGACGTCACGTCGCCTTTGCATTTTAGAACTGACGTTTGTCGGGTTCATTGGtatttaaagctccactgtcatgaaatgcatgatttttagtatgttattaatggggaaaaaaggcagccggaacgGACCCATCCAttgtttcaccacaaaacatgattttgacgtatatggctttttgtaattcccaccatgaaaatcttcttgagggaattgttttggagaagaagcaggaagtgacgtcaacAGCAGAAGCGCACTCAGGCAGgctcgtatgtttatactagttttacctgcgggaaggtagctctttgttctttcgtgttagccaaaatggcggctcattgtattgctggatactgtttgaacacttgggaggatggatttactcttcataattTTAAAGACGATGAAGTTCGTcacgaaaaatggattgcacaggtgcaaaggatgaaagCTACAtgcgttccaaatgacaggtagatgtgtatacagctactaaaaaaaataataatagttgggcAGGGGGACGTAAtcttctcagaatgtaacaaaagatctgcgttgGTAATTcaggagtgctaaatgtgtcgtcgctcgcggctgagtgccCCATCGTCAGCGGCATTGTTGATCACTGATGGCGGCGGCATTCTGAGTTGAACAATAAAACGATAAACAACGCCGtcaacaatggcgcactcagccgcgattgacgacaatgccgtaaagcggcccagctcggtgccgatgagccaccccggccaaaacTGTGATCGGCTCGTCGCGGCCTCATCGCTCGTGGCctagtacgctacatactgttggggagtctattgttagttagaaatgatccccatatcatctaaatatgcctcaaaacgataggctaatattgcctcagtcacttcactcgattgtgagatgttctcttcttcgaaaagagcagctgccactacgtgttttcaatggcgaatgtcccggtgtaacatctgctgatgacgttggaggcaatatggctaccacttggatgtcgaatgagacttccgcaactttgcgcatggctgacacgctctccgctcatatttattttttcatatagacattttattgaataatgtatatatgtatttttcattacaatatctattttagaatgtttctcGGCATGACAATGGAGCTTTAAACAGCTTTAGGAAAGACGGGAAACCTTTGTGTGTACGGCGCTCCGTCTGGCACTTCCTGATGACAGAAGATCCTCCTTGATCAGAGTTGGAGGCTCATCTGCTCCTTCCTGCCCGGAGTGAACTGGATCTGGATTAATTTGGTGACAACATCGCAAATTATATGATGGCAATGAGCACaatctaccaaaaaaaaaaaaaaaaaaagtgtattttgctTTGGATGAGTAAGTGACAATCCCCGCAGACAGACAGAGAAGGTCAACGGACATACCATCCACACTCTCCTGACCAAGCATCGGTGGTTGGGAGTCTTCAGTTCGTAAGCTTGAGCTATGGGGGGGGCTGACGTGCTGCGAGCTGgagttgctgctgctgttatCCATCTTCGGGTGGTAAACGTCAGACATAAAGCTCTGATTGCTGTTTTCATCTAATGTAAAGAGCACAACGGTCACCCTGCGCATTAAATCGACTCTCAGTTTTGATCGCACCGTACTCCTCATCGTGAGTTTccgctgtttttactgcaaaACCTGAGACTCACCGGTCAAATCCGGCAAAGAGTTAGTGTTTTCAAGGACGACATCTTTTAGTCCCCTGGCTTCTCCGCCAGTCGATTTGGTGCGGTAGATCTGATATTAGAAATGGCTATTGatgagtcacacacacaaaacagggaGTTTCCTAAAAGAATACATGGCTGAAACACCACCTGCTTTGTTTCTGTCACTGGCACCCACTTAAATATGCGCAAGGACGTGTCTCCAACAGTCACCCATTTCTTCTCCCTGGGGATTAAAGTAGTTCGGCTATATTTAGACAAAGGCTAACAATGATCGCCTTGAATCGGTTGAATTTGATCCTCGACATACAACACATAATCCGCGTTTACCTGCGTACCCGATATGTATTGTATTCCTGTCTAGAATGTCACACCAACGTCTACAAACAATAGTGCTTATTAGTgtaacggtaaaaaaaaaaaaaaaaaaaaaaaacgtcaactgGATCTTGTCGTAATTAGTTGCGCTGAGCTGCAGCCATATTGACAGCTCCTcgcggataaaaaaaaataaatctgttagCTCCGCCTTCTTTTCCACAAACCGGGACTCCGATTGGCTACGAGCTACGTCAATTATCTAACTTTTCCGACTGAAGTTAGTTGAGCGACGTAGCAGCTAACGACTGACGGTCTGCTAAAACATTCCATCCATATTATAAACTACGCAGACCACGTACCATTTTCGCACTTTCTCGATGGCGGCCAGAACCTTTTTAATGTCATCCTTGGCGCGGCTCCGAGTCTCGGCACGGCCGGATCGTCCCGACATCTTGACGCTGATACGAATCGTCTAATGATGCATGAGGAAAACTTAAGACCTAGCCTGCGCGTCTTCGTTACTGCGGTAATCTCGCGAGAGTTTCCTGCCAGATCTTTTTATTGCACGCCCTCCCTTTTCTCGCGCGTGCTTTTACTGGTGCAGCttttgtaacattaaaaaaaaaaaacattaaggaaaatattgcaaaatatttttatctgcTTGGTATATCATAGTAAACTCATGTGAATGAATTAcccaataataatataatcccaaaaataataaaaaaaataccgtaCACCTCAATGTAATTAAAAGTGTGTTTATACGGACAGCGCacaaaataaagtttaaatTTACAACTTAAAAGGCAAAAAAGCCATTCCCATGTTATCTTCTGATGAGTGCCATGTCGTTACTAGCTCCCATCTTGAAAATGCATGTATGTTGTTCACTTCCTAACCATAGAATTTGCATCAAAACGTCGAACTCACAACCTATCAATAATGTTGATGGTTCTGTGGCTGACTGGGACGTTTCCACTCCAGCAGCTGAAAAAACAATCGTTtgtgaagaagaaaataaaaagaagacaaactggAGTCACCATTGATAGTTTGGAATCATGAGGGCGTGGAgttatttatacagtatgttcttGTCGTTGTTTTGTCCATAGACGGAGTCATATAAATGTGTAGCGTACAGTAAACATCGTAATTTCGATTTTTGTTGGTAAGGTTGGAAATGGTTTGCTTCAACCTATAGCATTCTATTATTGACGTTGCCATGTTTGTCCTGATGAGGGGAGCATTGAGCCatgtgaagcaaaaaaatgcgATTAGACCATTAGTGTGTGTCTGACCGGTGGTCTTCTGGGTTATGTCGGTTTGAACGAAGATGTGAAACCAGGAACTTTTTGAAACAATCTCCTTTCATTCTGATGGAATAACAGAAAATCCTCTGTACAAACTTTGCAAATACGTACATACATTACACAGGACCAGGAGGCGTTTTTTGTCAGGCACTAACAGATTGTGCATATTTATACAGACACTTCATTCAATATGCAAATCAACCCTGTCACATGTGCACATGAGCACTATCATGTAcagaagcatattgctgccacatcAAAAAGGTTCACTATCACGTTAAAACATGATATGTATCATGTTATAAATTGTGTTATACGGTGATAAATTACACGTTACAACGGGAAGTTTCATATTATAACATAATTCTTTTCAAGTTAAATCTGAAActgtcatgttataacatgatatgcttacgttataacatgatttgtttcacattataacatagaAAGTGAACACCTTAAAATTCAATAAATTTGATGTTGTAACATGAAACAAATTCCGTTATAACATGAACATAACATGtcacttcaatggatgacacgtcTGATGTTGCCCATAGTGGTCAAAGGGGTGGGTCGGGGGCTGAgtatgtttgctcagacacaaaaaatagagggaacattgctgcTGTGGGCCATTAGTGCACCTACTTGCAGTTCATGGTGCccaaccactgatctaaaaaaaaaaaaaaaaaaaaaaaagactggctggctcattggccaccaaaattgAAGTCGCCAAACgcagatatccgccatcttgctACTTctaaaacaaccatgccgacctgtggaTTAATTGCCAGTttcatggctgtgagaaaatattccacagataagttagaaagatttactttgacactgttaaagtttgtttgtaaagagttttttttttttctgatgagcttaatacacttgaacaaagttttgtttacagttgttgttgttcattgttcactctctgcttcacctttacaggGCGATGGTTTTTCATAAAAagtgatgtcaatattttcccacacttcatcagtggataagcaagaaaacccATTTTCTATgatatttttgatgaatttcatgatacagaactctgcaaattgaatttgatttcaaatgtgaggagacaagtttaaattttctgtctgaaataggacatcagagagacaacaaatgaacaatgcgtttagcatgtattttcccattgcgagtccttatttccaaagatatatctaactgattgacttaaaatgtaatgttattatgacaaaaacatgcttgttttttttttctatatgatgatgatagtgcttcacagcgtattgtgagaaaagttaacatggcacggaaatcgggcccgaggtaatatgcaaggtttcttggtagtcatggtgttctatgtctttcctttgcacttagcctttttaaGCTTAtaaagtcgaattaaaaatccttcatgttaccagaactgaaaaaaaatgttaaactcacgcgaccagttttaattgtaGATGCCAaatttttgagaaaaaccccgccataatccaaccttaAACCATGTAACGGCactcgttttgggagtaccaagatggcggtcaACAGGGttcaaccaatcaacagacCGGAGTGATGTCGGAGCGCCCATCTGGCTCCGATTAGCTCCTCCCTCTTCCTGGTTGAGAAAGGCGTCTCCTGTCTGAACGTCTTTCGCGTCGACAAACGTCAAAGGTGACGCGGCCTTCGTGGATTGGTGGCCGCACTTTAGGACTGACGTCACTTTACGTCAGGGTTCGTACACACGCCTCCTCGTGAGCAACAAGCACAAGCATTAGCATTTGTCGGACAAGGAATCCGCACGAAATCGAAAGTAAGTCCATATTCCCGATTAGACGCTTCTTAACAAACGAGCAGCTGAAGCTACTTTACGAGAAACACTCGAAACAGTCCCTTTGTGTTTAATTTGTCGAAACTTCATGTTGTCTAAAgcggaaataaaacaaaagtacagtacagaaGTCCTGCTAAACGCTTTCAACAAACG encodes the following:
- the bcl7bb gene encoding B-cell CLL/lymphoma 7 protein family member B-B, with amino-acid sequence MSGRSGRAETRSRAKDDIKKVLAAIEKVRKWEKKWVTVGDTSLRIFKWVPVTETKQIYRTKSTGGEARGLKDVVLENTNSLPDLTDENSNQSFMSDVYHPKMDNSSSNSSSQHVSPPHSSSLRTEDSQPPMLGQESVDDPVHSGQEGADEPPTLIKEDLLSSGSARRSAVHTKEESDEPGAPPLKKICTGENAVLR